One Toxorhynchites rutilus septentrionalis strain SRP unplaced genomic scaffold, ASM2978413v1 HiC_scaffold_347, whole genome shotgun sequence genomic window, TACAAGAAAGCCAGTTTTTTGTGCGTTCGTTTTTTCCAGATTTCCCATTTGTGCGACCCATTTGGTGCGATTTCATTATTAAATCTAAACTCGAATCACACAAATAATAAAAGTACTCAAAAGTGGTCGCACGAATGAGGAAACgcataaaaacaggttttcctgttagTTTATGATGACGATTCAAATACAATTTCACGTTGTACTTTAGTTGTATTGAcccaaacccaaaaaaaaagtccaatatTTGTTGACTGAATGTCTGTGAATTATGAGTCGAATGAGGGATCATTGTAAACTATACTTGGGTACATGTAATCTCAAAACGATCGCGATGGCTATGAATGATTTTAGACCAAAACCTCATGTGATCGCAACCTAATGCAGGCTCGACGTAAAGTTTGTTACACAATTGATGCTTTTCGATATCATCAGTTGgccatcatatctcgtttcGTTAGAATATGAACATTCTTAATAGTGTACAATGTTGGACACATGATGCAGATGTGTGAAAATGTATATTGActgttataaaaaaatcatttgaattattatttgAGGTGAAAAACTTTTGTTACTCTTTCGATTCAATGTGTTtgtagtcctgagaaggactgtttGTTTTTAAATCATTTCAATCGACTGAACTTTACTTCTTGGCGGCGGCTTTCTTCGGAGCGGGTTTCTTAGCCGGTGCAGCCTTTTTCGGTTTTGGAGTTTTAGGCTTCTTCGCCGCTGTTTTCGATGGTTTGGTTGCTTTCTGTTTGGGAGCGGCCGCTTTTTTCACGGTTCCAGCCTTTTTGGCAACTTTGGCGACGGCTGCTTTAGCCTTCTTCTCAACCGCTTTCTTTGCTGGTGCTGCCTTAGGCTTTTTGACGGCAGCAGTTTTGGGAGTGGCTGCCTTTTTGGCAACTTTCTTTTCCCCTGAAGGCTTCTTCCCAGCCGCAGTTTTCTTTGGTTTCTTCTCGCCCGCAGGTGTCTTGTCCTTAGATTTAATTTTAAAGGACCCCGATGCTCCACTTCCTTTGGTTTGCACAAGACTACCTTTCTCAACACCACTCTTCAGAGATTTCTTGATGAAAGTTGAGAGCTTAGCAACGTCGCACTTGTAATTGGCACCGATATACTTCTTGATGGCCTGAAGAGATGATCCATTACGTTCCTTCAAAGTCTTGATGGCGGCTAAAACCATTTCATTCACTGGTGGATGAGTGGCTGGCTTTTTCGGTTTCTTACCCTCTCCTTTAGGAGCACGAGCCTTTTTCGGTGTCTTGGCTGGAGATGCGGCAACCGATGCTGCGGTAACGACTTCAGTAGCTGTATCGGCCATTTTTCACTGTATTTCACTACTATGTTTCAACGAAATGCTGAATTCCATGGTGCGCTCTGTGTCGCCACTTGTGCTCGAAATTgacatctgtgttagggaaactcagTGCGTTCGTTTCAATTCGTTGTTGAGAAAATCTTTTGCgtttttgaaattcatattttaaGACATGGTAATTTTCTTTGTCCTAATTCGCACAAAATAACGTTATACGCTTTTCATTGCACGCTATGATAATCTAGCTAACATTCAGAGTTGTCTGATGTTAAAAATCACTTCTCGTTTCGCAACAATTTTCCGGTAATGTGCATAGTATGTATCAGAACTATTAACACAATACTGAAAATGTGTAAAATTGTGTTATTACAAAAGTAAAACGACGATAAAAAGTTGTTTGTAAAGAAGAGCAACATTTCCCCGATCATTTGATACCAAAATTGTATGTTTCTTCATCAACACAGCGAAGTATTTTCATCTAAACTTTGCTGCCATCGGAGCAGCTCAGGCACTTTTTGATTTCCGTTCGCTTTCATATGACTCAATATACCCATACAAAATTGTTACCATTATTTAAATTTGTTCTGTGAAAtgaaagaaatttgaatacttttagagaaaatatcatCATTATTCGTACAATCATATTCGTAGTTACGATTCACGTTCCGAGGATGGATTGGTAATACAAACTGTTTGCCAACATTTGTGTTATCGATATTCTGCTACAAAATCCCAAACTGTACagatcaaaaatattttatttatttaaaatcatttaaaattttaaaaatcatcatGATGTTTATAATGTTTACATGTACCCTATGATTTGGTGAATTTGTATGTTATTCATATGTTGACTCCAAACCAGTATAACCTAAAattgaaagttgaaaaaaaccatAGCTGTGCttctgaatttttcatttcatctgtTGAATGTTTCcgctattaatttttttttctttctgtcaTCGTTTTTACTATACCAACGTTAGACTATTTCCGTTTTTTTTGCCACTCGTAagtgaaatattatttcaatataagcTAGCTTTCCAAAGACAACTCTCCAATGGGTTCATTCGAATAGTCAATAGCAGCATGtttgaaatcaatttattaGTTTTATCTTGTTCAGTCCTTCGACAACAACTCACATTCCACAATTCCAACTTTAACTACCTTAATTCTTCATCTGCTTAGTCTGTTCAACAGGCAGCTCATATGGAACGACAAAGCTCAAGATTTGTACTCGCGACAAAACGTACATTTCAATTACCCAACTGTGAGATCCTAATTCAATACAGGTAATTACCCGACTGCGCAGATAAACGGTAACAAATCCAACACATCATCCTGGTAAAACTGAAAGCTCAGATCTGGCTTATCCGTATCACGCATAATTCGAATCGAAATTTGAAAAGTAAACTTGTGTACATGTATTTTGGAGAAGGATAAacacatttaaaaaataaaaatcatggaTGAGAGTTATCCATTCCGTATATAATAAATATCCTATGTAATAgagcagtggttttcaaccttttctGCTCCtttccacttttgacgaagattaaTCCCAGTTCTTccccctatcagtattttgtaagaaagtctgtagcatatcagtaaaataatgaatgaatacaAACGGctttcaagttatattcgcaacaaatatGATTCTGTACTTGTATCTGActacaaaaaaggtatataaagtcagtatGACACCTGCGTCTGAATGATTTCCGCCAAAATCATAATTCTTGAGCACGTTGTCAAAAAGCACAACTCATGtcatcttcgatatccactctgttacggtgttttctttccatcagcagcattgtaggaaatccagattcacataaatactACACACTAGACAACAATACTCGTAACAATAATGCAGATCGATGATTTTGTTCTAaaattgatccgaaactttcgtcactgccagtcgAAAGGGGAttcaaaccatgtccaaatcttgttatttgacatggttacatGAAACATGATATCacatgtttcaagtttaacttgttgtaaaaaatcttgacaaatgctgtacaattttctttttaatggtcttctgtactgtttcgtcgtctgttccatcatcattctTTGACGAAAGTCTTTGAAACATTGTGAAGTTGTTCAATCGAACATTACATTCCAGATTTagaaatgtttgccgaggatcgcaaattttagcgtatccaataaagtttttgtAGTAATTTTTGTTAATCATTGTCAAATTCAAAGCGAAGTAAATGTACAATAGTCCCTTGCAGAATTCCCCCCTTTTAAAGACtaaattccccaccggttgaaaattaCTGTAATAAAGCATTCAGTTTTCTCCAAGTGATaaagaaaattttgaatgaaaattgagaCAAACAATGGTGTCATATTTTAATACAGTCAATTCGATGCCAAACCGATTCAGTGGTTCTCAGAATCTCAtggaagtggtagttttgtttcttatcgcaagatattagactcgtatttttttattatttcgttagggtgaccatttcgattCAATTTAAAGTCAATCAaagtcaaaaatttaaaatcaatcACCTGTTCATTAAAAAACCCGCTTACAAAATATTTGAATTGTtcttcgtaattatcgattgtatttgttttttttcctgttcctttttttcctgcgctatatatttttatattttttcttgaaagctgagaatgttttacataacatatcttaaaatcagagatgtatttttgttttgttttcaccttatgaattttcaaatctaaccgatggttcgatttgaaaaatcggttttcccattttttctcgatatggtcgatacatgaaattgaagtcAAGAAGCTAGTctcctttgaaaaaatattacacctgcgataaaattggattttgttttcgtgattattgattgtatttgctttttatagATCAAGTgcgctatttttttattttttcttgaaaattaaggatgttttacataacatattctaaaaatcaaaaaggttttttttttcgtttttgagttataacttttcaaagtttacatgttttcagtctttttGCAATATTTCTGTGCGAATAtactagatctatgcgactaaAATCCAGTTTAATCGCAAATGTGGCACTATAAACTATTTGGCTTTAATTGGACAtaacattcaaacattcaaaagttatgatttttggaaaaacgggtaaaatgattttttgaccaCCGgttagatttggaaaatcataacataaaaaggGGAAAACATCTCTCTGATTTTACTGTTtcttagaaatttgtttttcgtttatatgacagcccaccctaagaggagtgtcgaaccaccttagaaatgtttcttccccataatacctccacatgccaaatttagttccgtttgcttgattagttcttgaattatgcggaaatgtatgcttcatttgtatggcagccccctcccctCTCAGTGAaacaggaggagtgtctattcaccatagaaacctgTTATGTCCcttgaaaccttcacatgcctaatttggtattttcttgattagttttcgagttatgcagaaatttgtgtttcatttgtatgacagcccccattagagaggggggaggagtctcaaactgtcatgaaaaccttccccggccccaaaaaaccccaacataccaattttcatgtcgatcggttcagtagtttccgagtccataagaatcagacagacagacagaaatccatttttatatatatatatatatatatatatatatatatgaaaaaaaatatatatatatatatatatatatatatatatatatatatatatatatatatatatatatatatatatatatatatatatatatatatatatatatataaatatatatatatatatatatatatatatatatatatatatatatatatatatatatatatatatatatatatatatatatatatatatatatatatatatatatatatatatatatatataaatatatatatatatatatatatatatatatatatatatatatatatatatatatatatatatatatatatatatatatagatgatgcATAACATCgtgaaacgtgaaaaaatatacactgagaaaaaaatagtatttttttttctatttacaaaaaaaactttagtttGCAACATctaaaatacgtattttttatttttatttttattttttcatataaaatagaagtcatggagaaaaaaaataatccaagatggtaaaactatttttgacaaacttctgATGAACatctgatgtgatttgaaacaaaaaaggtcATTCTTAATCtcattctaaatgcagccattctcgagatatttaaaaaaaatatttccaatcaaaaatactcatgttatgtcatttgtcgatttcatttgcaatTGCTCTAAAcgtcaaatacaggtcggactcgattatccggagtattaatttttttttcactccggataatcacaaaacaaagaattttctctcggtaaacgtaatattattatgatttgcacttatttattgaacggttttatctagcttggacatgtttgtatttttgtgactttgtaactctGTAACGTTGTCTATAGCGCTATAACGTTGTCTATAGCGCTGTATcacattgatagaaatttaaccctcttTCTGTtaaccgtttgatctgaaatttggaacacatctttatctcggatgtcattataaaactgcgtattccgtgatcttgaaaatccaagatggcggccggtacaaaatggcggattatggacatattttctcaaaatcctatcaatatgggttttctcaaaaccccataaaTTTGGCTATATGAAATATGGCATATGAAAAAACAATGGCAATCAAAggccttgactagtagaatacagttatttatgaaaaattcaaaaccaagatggcggccgctacaaaatggcgaattacatattttctgagaaccccaacaatatgggtatcaaatgaaagggattgactagtagaacacagttatttatgaaaaaatgcaaatccaaaatggtctccaccacaagatggcgccatattttttctttcaaagccccatcaatatgggtatcaattgaatgtgctcgactggtagaacacagtagatcattaaAAATCAatgtccaagatggccgcagttcccaaataaacaattactttttcaatagtttcattcagcttgtcctgtttgtttgtatgcttgagtgtttgtaggattgtcccacattgattgaaattggaccccgttcctgatcactgattgatctgaaattaccTTTAATTttactgccattataaaactgcgtattccttgatcttgaaaaaattcaatttggccgccgctaaaaattggctgaatggcttgacttggagaatacactacattatgaacaacataaataccTAAAGGTCACCGCCacgaaatggtcgactatgtttttttttgaaatcctctcaatattggtatcaaatgaaatgatttgactaatagaatacagtacatcatcaaaatattccgatgaATATCCATCTTGTCGCcatcgccatcttgtggtggattTGTATTTcccataaataactatgttatactagtcaatccctttcatttgatatccatattgatgaggttctgagaaaatatgtaatccgccattttgtagtggccgccttcttagatttgcattttccataaataactgtattctactagtcaagccctatcatttgatacccatattgatggggttgtgaaaaaactatatatggcgccatctggTGGTGGCGGAcaatttggatttgcatttatcTTGAAtgtctgtgttctactagtcaagacctttgatttgatacccatatttatggggttctgagaaaatatgtaatccgccattttgtagtggctgctcaaataaatattagatatacaatatttgctgcgcatattatttaaaaaaatgcaccaAAGTTTGGATGAAGATGATCCGTTATTGAGTAAATATTCGGATTTGGTATCAATAGATCCGGAAACTGTTCCTGTTCCTTAACATTACATTTAAGTCGCAAAATTAGTGTTGTGTTGGTACTTGAAAAGGCTTACCATCAGTATTTCGGTCAAATTGCACCAAATCGGTGACCGATTTCAATAGGAAACGGCCTTCGAATGGTACCTAGAATATCCAAGTGAGTAATAAACAAGATTCTGGTAAGGACGTGTGAACTGTAACAGAGAAATTTAAGATTGTTTCAAACATGAATTAAGAACACGCTAAATGTTTTCTCAACAGCGATTCGAAACGAGCGCAGGGAGTTTCCCAAACACGGATGTCAATTCAAGTCAATAGCGGCAGCACCAAGGAAGTCAGAGAAACACAGTGAGCAAAACGGGAGAAACGGGGGACTTGATCAGTTACCACCGCACCAGCACGGACGGACGGATTACATCCGTTTTCTCCAAATCGGTGTTTAATTTGGCAGTGTTGATTTCGATGCACGATCCGGCCTAGCCTTCATTGCCGACGATCCGCCGGAAAATATCAGCGATACTAGCTAACTTCGGTGCATTTAGCAAAAGTGTACGGATATTTGGTCGCAAAGTTCCCGGTGAACGACcaagaaatgaaaatgattggcCAACGGTGATTTGTAACAAAAGTGCGTGAGTTATCGGGAAGCGTGTCTGTTGCTCTGACTCTAAGTGGCGCAGGTCGGGAATCCTGTGCGACACAAGTCGCTGAGATATGGTTTGTGTAAAAAAGCAAATTTAGTTGTACACGCGATGTATAAAATGGTGAAAGTTCGCGGTGTGGaacatgaaaaattggaaggtaACAAAACGGCTTCctaaaaagaaaagaagaagaaaataaagtgGTTAAACGGAGATAATAGTTTGGAAAGATGAAGAAATTGTTGTGAATAGAAATAGTGTTGGAAAGAAATATTGGTTGGAATTGAACGGGAGAGAAGTGCACGAAAGTAAGCGACGACGAAGGAAGACCGACGGCACTAAGAGCCTGACCACCAACGGGTGATGAGAAGCTGGGCACTGGGCGAGAAGTCACATCAGGTGAGTGCGAGCGTGagaaagtgtgtgtgtgtgtgtgtgtgctatcaattaaattatctTAATTCAATAAAATCTATTTTTGTGCATGATGGCTGCTCGTGATCTGGCCGAATTATATTGAAGCTTCGGATACTTAGCACAAACTTCCATACAAagcaattgaatttttttatgttgttactctatttttatattcttatctatttattttttattagccgacaacaaaaatcatttcttcttCCCACTTTTTTTTTCGGTCAGTTAATAACATCAAACGTAATGCTTAACTCAAGATTTCTGAACATGATTATCAGACTGAAAGAAATGTAATATTTATCCAGTTGCAATACTGGTTGTTCTTCGAGCACGGAAAATGTAGAAGATATAGTCTGTATTGATATTTGCTTCAGGATAGAAATCGAATCCATTTTTTGTTGAGTGTCGTTCTTAGCTGCactacattttttaaattcaaaagcttAGCTGGGTATGGAAATAAAAActgtccccaaaccaaatcacccgcattatggaaaatattgtgtagggtaccaaataagaaatgATATGAGGTTCACCATAAAATCTGTGGTAAAAAGcgtacttttcatttttttgcacactattctcgatagcttcgagataaaaattactggaaaaaaatgaaagtgcgtcttactatggtgtatcgaaaaatcttgaaatattgaaattttctttattcagagattcagtactactctaattcgtatttaaatgcgTTTCTACACCtttttagatatgtgtgatAATATGTGGTGCAAAAAAAAGGTCAAATTCATATATAAGTATTTATGTTTATTTGTTCGTGTATGtctttttcagaatattttgataactgcgcggtacgaaaatatctaattatttttttttaaatattttttcttatttctatttcagtaattttctattttttttaattggttaAAATCCTAAAATTGTATGTGCGTATTCCGTATTCGTAAAAGAGTCCCAAACCTTATCACCAGCGCTATGGAAAGTATTGTTgcgaattagaaaattagatgtTATTTTTGAATATAACATCTATATGGTTCACAATAAGAGCTATGgctaaaacgttgttttttgttgcttgaaaaagaaaatatgtaaaaatactcgtagtacatcttactatgataaaattaccatcgattttttttttatgcgaaatTAGATAATTCTTTAAATCGATCAGATTTGGAATTGTTTAGTATTATGAATTGATATCCACGATTTTATTAATCATCTATttcatataaataaaaagtaTTGAACGTACTTTTGTTTCCTCATTTTAACCTCGCTACATTatgaaacaaataataaataaaaaaacacgtaCGAACACATTTCAAAACAGTACTGTGCGTGTTGAGTatctttcatttccattttttcattctcaataggcttgAGTTTTGAGTATAGGTATTcagaataataatttattttttgaaattttgtaccgtatacaacattttcattttccaaatgaaaaaatactagacaacaatatagaaataaaaaaaaaaattgcatattTTTGTACTGCGCAGTActtaaaattttctaaaaaaaaaatcgcaaacatCTAAAAAGAGATTAAACCAGTACAGATTCTCAGAAttctaaaaaaacgaaaaatttataaatatatattttatgtatCGCGCCACACAGTTaaacttctg contains:
- the LOC129782025 gene encoding histone H1B-like, whose amino-acid sequence is MADTATEVVTAASVAASPAKTPKKARAPKGEGKKPKKPATHPPVNEMVLAAIKTLKERNGSSLQAIKKYIGANYKCDVAKLSTFIKKSLKSGVEKGSLVQTKGSGASGSFKIKSKDKTPAGEKKPKKTAAGKKPSGEKKVAKKAATPKTAAVKKPKAAPAKKAVEKKAKAAVAKVAKKAGTVKKAAAPKQKATKPSKTAAKKPKTPKPKKAAPAKKPAPKKAAAKK